A genomic region of Ewingella sp. CoE-038-23 contains the following coding sequences:
- a CDS encoding protealysin inhibitor emfourin produces MKPLESLESSAVIEMYREGGVAFIPKLNGPRRVAMAGMSEDKRQQICQLINQSLPYAEPPEQAGRGDQRYYRLEISYATAQQSGSLVLIIPETQTPAELIELWKSALPEG; encoded by the coding sequence ATGAAACCACTGGAATCGCTGGAAAGCAGCGCCGTCATCGAAATGTATCGCGAAGGCGGCGTGGCGTTTATCCCTAAACTCAACGGGCCTCGCCGGGTCGCTATGGCGGGGATGAGTGAGGACAAACGCCAGCAGATCTGCCAATTAATCAATCAGTCGCTGCCCTACGCCGAGCCGCCGGAGCAGGCCGGGCGCGGCGACCAGCGCTATTACCGGCTGGAGATCTCTTATGCCACTGCCCAGCAGTCGGGCAGTCTGGTACTGATTATTCCGGAGACCCAGACACCCGCTGAGCTAATCGAATTGTGGAAATCGGCCCTGCCCGAGGGCTAG
- a CDS encoding zinc ribbon domain-containing protein: protein MEALCPVCTQPMSWVSNHFHCDSCNADYQQTALCPDCQQPLQTLKACGAVDYFCQNGHGMISKKRVLFSYQPYSD, encoded by the coding sequence ATGGAAGCACTTTGCCCGGTTTGCACTCAACCTATGAGTTGGGTGAGCAATCACTTTCACTGTGACAGCTGTAACGCCGACTATCAGCAGACGGCGCTCTGCCCGGATTGCCAGCAGCCGCTGCAAACCCTAAAAGCCTGCGGCGCGGTGGATTATTTCTGCCAAAACGGCCACGGCATGATCTCCAAAAAGCGGGTGCTGTTCAGCTACCAGCCCTACAGCGACTAG